From the genome of Acropora palmata chromosome 4, jaAcrPala1.3, whole genome shotgun sequence, one region includes:
- the LOC141879040 gene encoding uncharacterized protein LOC141879040, giving the protein MADAADLLANNARRRARVVRGQPGNQGDGEEEPAPEFSLLKMYLRITALWYPSKAAVEEEAIWKEVVKTFAQLIILGGLIFNYCYELGAFHSHTLVEKQYNENVTTIKNIMWFSRMPVMYVFVMFYFPKRHLESLLKEVKLTSQCWRKAKKAIYKSFFAVVVFAFLFPLSSKVVQMTLHGPEETQTFKPKEICMSLVFSALSRFFSLPIIFVFILVVCIISSDIRLFKEQVQKWSGTKEEARNRFIDIKLVIRNTQKAFQPFLTTQLVFLCVLLLPSIFSVAERFQTEATNKDTPTDAMNIQEASRSGVDTEHAIFANSTARRLMRLKGDKTVVIDRPRPSSKRMNRSLQGWSQEPTEHTEHQTTSKGGIIKVVCSCLSDFLEMFIVYSFPLVLLARLHNKMTSLPEVVQNLKFSEQTENGYLFRERKVLKEMLKELSSGKGIQILRMDLTGVKAVFITLLAPFLTTTYKLLFLDIQPNS; this is encoded by the coding sequence ATGGCTGATGCTGCTGATCTTCTTGCAAACAACGCAAGACGACGTGCTCGTGTGGTGCGTGGCCAACCCGGAAATCAAGGTGACGGAGAGGAAGAACCTGCTCCAGAATTTTCTCTTCTCAAGATGTATCTCCGAATAACAGCTCTGTGGTATCCAAGTAAAGCGGCGGTCGAAGAAGAGGCGATCTGGAAAGAAGTGGTCAAAACTTTCGCACAATTAATCATTCTTGGTGGCCTAATATTCAACTACTGTTATGAACTAGGCGCCTTTCACAGTCACACCTTGGTCGAAAAGCAATACAACGAAAATGTGACGACAATCAAGAATATTATGTGGTTCTCTCGGATGCCAGTGATGTACGTTTTCGtcatgttttattttccaaagCGTCATTTAGAGAGCTTATTGAAAGAAGTCAAATTAACTTCGCAATGCTGGAGGAAGGCGAAGAAGGCTATTTATAAATCGTTCTTTGCTGTAGTGGtctttgcttttctctttcctCTGAGTTCGAAAGTTGTGCAGATGACCTTACACGGTCCAGAGGAAACGCAAACGTTCAAGCCCAAGGAAATTTGCATGAGCCTCGTGTTTTCTGCTCTGTCTCGCTTCTTTTCGTTGCCGATTATCTTCGTATTCATTCTCGTAGTATGCATAATCTCCAGTGACATTCGGCTATTTAAAGAGCAGGTCCAAAAATGGTCGGGGACTAAGGAGGAAGCAAGGAACAGGTTTATCGACATTAAACTCGTGATACGGAATACCCAAAAGGCCTTCCAACCATTCCTAACAACCCAACTGGTTTTCTTGTGTGTCCTGCTGCTTCCGTCAATATTCTCTGTCGCGGAGCGCTTCCAAACCGAGGCTACTAACAAAGACACACCAACTGATGCAATGAATATCCAAGAAGCTTCTAGGAGCGGTGTCGACACCGAACATGCAATTTTCGCGAACTCGACTGCACGCAGGTTAATGCGCCTCAAAGGCGATAAAACTGTGGTGATTGACCGTCCGCGGCCGTCGTCGAAACGAATGAACAGAAGTCTGCAAGGTTGGTCGCAAGAACCAACAGAACATACAGAACACCAGACAACATCGAAGGGGGGAATTATAAAGGTGGTCTGCAGTTGTCTGTCCGATTTTCTGGAAATGTTCATCGTGTACAGCTTCCCATTGGTACTTCTAGCCAGGTTACACAACAAAATGACAAGTCTACCGGAAGTCGTACAAAATCTCAAATTCTCGGAACAAACTGAGAACGGTTACCTCTTTCGGGAAAGAAAAGTATTAAAAGAAATGCTGAAAGAGTTATCATCAGGAAAGGGCATTCAAATATTGCGAATGGATTTAACAGGAGTCAAGGCCGTTTTCATAACCCTTCTGGCGCCTTTCCTGACAACTACATACAAACTGCTGTTTTTGGATATTCAACCTAACTCTTAA